In one Platichthys flesus chromosome 3, fPlaFle2.1, whole genome shotgun sequence genomic region, the following are encoded:
- the LOC133938788 gene encoding granzyme A-like, with protein MSCLGAFTGLYSCMVLLIVHSSDGSEIIRGTEVKPHSLPYMALLQATRPVCGGILIDKSWVLTAAHCKDIKTVLLGVHSIKANEDKSRQVIKVKKSVPHPCYDNVTNVNDLMLLKLGKSVKETDTVKCLKLGDAIKEPAAGTSCLVAGWGKTNHRVKKMSDVLMSVNVTVIDRVKCNSAEYYNCKPVITSGMICAGSDGKNTADTCQGDSGGPLVCSGGLVGVTSFGRGCGLIRKPGVYSYLTVKQLKWIKKTMKKSDI; from the exons atGTCCTGCCTGGGGGCTTTCACCGGTCTCTACTCCTGCATGGTCCTCCTCATTGTCCACTCAA GTGATGGCTCTGAGATTATCAGAGGGACAGAAGTGAAGCCCCACTCGCTGCCGTACATGGCTCTGCTTCAGGCAACCAGACCAGTATGTGGAGGGATACTGATCGATAAATCATGGGTCCTGACTGCAGCCCACTGTAAAGA CATTAAGACCGTGTTGCTTGGGGTGCATTCCATCAAGGCAAATGAAGACAAGTCCAGGCAGGTCATAAAGGTTAAGAAGAGTGTTCCACATCCCTGCTATGATAACGTTACAAATGTCAATGACCTCATGTTGCTCAAG CTTGGCAAATCTGTGAAGGAAACCGACACGGTGAAGTGTCTTAAGTTGGGTGATGCCATCAAAGAACCAGCAGCTGGGACCAGCTGCTTGGTGGCAGGATGGGGCAAAACCAACCACAGAGTTAAGAAAATGTCAGACGTCTTGATGTCCGTCAATGTGACTGTAATCGACAGAGTGAAGTGCAACTCTGCTGAATATTACAACTGCAAACCAGTGATCACCAGTGGCATGATATGTGCCGGTTCAGATGGGAAGAATACAGCTGACACTTGTCAG GGGGATTCAGGAGGCCCACTGGTGTGCAGCGGAGGGCTGGTTGGAGTCACTTCTTTCGGAAGAGGGTGTGGCCTGATTAGAAAGCCAGGAGTGTACTCGTATCTCACAGTGAAACAACTCAAATGGATCAAAAAGACAATGAAGAAGTCTGACATTTAA